The genome window ATGCACAGGAAGCGGTGGATACCTACCGCCTCAAAGCATCCCTGAATGGCCTGCTGGCTGACGATATCGGGATTCTGGATTTACAGGCTGCTTCAACGACGTTCCATGCCCGATATGATGCGTTTCAACGCAGGTATCACTATTACATAAGTATGGCACACCGGCCGCTGAGCAGTCACCAACGCGCCTTGATACGCCCGCTGCCTGATTTTGAGCAAATGAATGCAGCTGCAAAGCACCTGCTGGGCTCCCACAATTTTAGCACGTTTTGCAAAATTAAATCCGAAACTCAAAACAGGATCTGTAACGTTCAGCAAGCAAAATGGATTAAAGAAGTGTATGCTGGTGATTGGTATTTCAGTATTGAAGCTGATCGGTTCCTGCATGGCATGGTTCGTGCAATAACCGGGACGCTACTTGAGGTTGGTCACGGCAAACGAACCGTTGACAGTATACCCCCACTGCTTGAAACCCTGGACCGTACGCAAGCAGGACCCGCGGCCCCCGCAAAAGGTCTTGTGCTGGAAGAAGTGCTGTATCCGGCCTGACACCGGGCCAATGAATTGTGAACCAACGCGTAACATAACGCTTTAAAAGTACAGTTACGCCAAACGGTCAACCATGTACAAACAGCTTGAACATATGCGTTTGCTCCCCCTGTACCTGCTCGTGATGCTGGTAGCAGCTGCATGTGAACGCCCTTTCGTCCCGCCTATTGAACCTGCCATTACCATCGTAGAGCCAAGCGACCCGGATGTGCTTCGCTTTCGCCCCTTTGTAGAAGTGCGGGTTAAAGCCTCTTCATTCAGAAACATCAGCAGGGTCGAAATCGACGGCATCCCAGCAGAATTTGATAGCCTGAATGGCAACTGGCAAACCGTTGTAACCCTTAGCCCTGGTGTAAACGAACTTCAGGTGACAGCTTTTGATATTGAAGAGTCAGCAGGCACACGCACGCTGCGGATGGCTTATATCGATCCACGTTATGTAGATGATGCGCCGGCCCTCCCAGCTCCCTGGCGCCTTGGAGGACACACAGCTACGCTTCTCAATGACGGCAGCGTGCTGGTAACAGGTGGCGCACCCGGTGAATTTCAGGAAGCTGTAGCACGCGCCTTTCTACTGCCGCCCGAAGGCACTGAATTTGAACTTTTGCCGGCAACCATGAGCACGCCGCGTTACGGCCATACAGCAACCCTGCTGCCAGACGGACGTGTGCTCATCATTGGCGGCAGTACAAGCGGAGCCATTCTACGGGTCGACGAGATTGTCGACACGGCTGAAATCTACGACCCGGCTACACGCGAATTTACCGAAGTTACTTTTGAGGGTGCGCCTTTGCAGCGCGCCGAGCACGCTACCTTTGTTTCGCGAAGCCCCACATCTTTGCTTATCGATATTTTTGGCGGCCTCGGTGAAGATCCGGTGTCCGGCAGCAACAGCCTATCCACATTGGCAAGTATCCAGAGTTATCGCTTTGAAAACAATACGCTGACCACCTTTACCAGCTTTTCGGACAGCCAATTGTTGCCGGCATATGGCATGGCGTCTACCCTCGTGAGTG of Bacteroidota bacterium contains these proteins:
- the truA gene encoding tRNA pseudouridine(38-40) synthase TruA yields the protein MRYKMLIEYNGTNYHGWQIQPGVPTVQEAIEDALGVALRYRVSITGSGRTDAGVHARGQVAHFDAQEAVDTYRLKASLNGLLADDIGILDLQAASTTFHARYDAFQRRYHYYISMAHRPLSSHQRALIRPLPDFEQMNAAAKHLLGSHNFSTFCKIKSETQNRICNVQQAKWIKEVYAGDWYFSIEADRFLHGMVRAITGTLLEVGHGKRTVDSIPPLLETLDRTQAGPAAPAKGLVLEEVLYPA
- a CDS encoding kelch repeat-containing protein, which translates into the protein MRLLPLYLLVMLVAAACERPFVPPIEPAITIVEPSDPDVLRFRPFVEVRVKASSFRNISRVEIDGIPAEFDSLNGNWQTVVTLSPGVNELQVTAFDIEESAGTRTLRMAYIDPRYVDDAPALPAPWRLGGHTATLLNDGSVLVTGGAPGEFQEAVARAFLLPPEGTEFELLPATMSTPRYGHTATLLPDGRVLIIGGSTSGAILRVDEIVDTAEIYDPATREFTEVTFEGAPLQRAEHATFVSRSPTSLLIDIFGGLGEDPVSGSNSLSTLASIQSYRFENNTLTTFTSFSDSQLLPAYGMASTLVSDPATEGDGMGRYVITGASFLESGPRNTNFSIDFAQAPIRVTILNDFLTSRIQHASAALEPGIVAIFGGFQGVRQSATSSAEIFIETSNRFSTLDSQISTRRRFSHTATKLSGERILILGGFSASGQAISESLYFEWGL